From a single Lolium rigidum isolate FL_2022 chromosome 7, APGP_CSIRO_Lrig_0.1, whole genome shotgun sequence genomic region:
- the LOC124676714 gene encoding abscisic acid receptor PYL9-like, whose translation MEAHMERALREGVTEAERAALEGTVRAHHTFPGRAPGATCTSLVARRVAAPVRAVWPIVRSFGNPQRYKHFVRTCALAAGDGASVGSVREVTVVSGLPASTSTERLEILDDDRHILSFSVLGGEHRLRNYRSVTSVTEFQPGPYCVVLESYVVDVPDGNTEDDTRMFTDTVVKLNLQKLASVAEESGAGAATGSGGSRRRS comes from the coding sequence ATGGAGGCGCACATGGAGCGGGCGCTGCGGGAGGGGGTGACGGAGGCGGAGCGCGCGGCGCTGGAGGGCACGGTGCGCGCGCACCACACCTTCCCGGGCCGCGCGCCGGGGGCCACCTGCACGTCgctggtggcgcggcgcgtggcgGCGCCGGTGCGCGCCGTCTGGCCCATCGTGCGCAGCTTCGGCAACCCGCAGCGGTACAAGCACTTCGTGCGCACCTGCGCGCTCGCCGCGGGCGACGGCGCCAGCGTCGGCAGCGTGCGCGAGGTCACCGTCGTGTCCGGCCTCCCGGCCTCCACCAGCACGGAGCGGCTCGAGATCCTCGACGACGACCGCCACATCCTCAGCTTCAGCGTCCTCGGCGGGGAGCACCGCCTCCGCAACTACCGCTCCGTCACCTCCGTCACCGAGTTCCAGCCCGGCCCCTACTGCGTCGTCCTCGAGTCATACGTCGTCGACGTGCCCGACGGGAACACCGAGGACGACACCAGGATGTTCACCGACACCGTCGTCAAGCTCAACCTCCAGAAGCTCGCCTCAGTCGCCGAGGAGTCCGGCGCAGGGGCGGCGACTGGGTCTGGCGGATCGCGGCGGCGGAGCTAG